A stretch of Pseudomonas taetrolens DNA encodes these proteins:
- the pheT gene encoding phenylalanine--tRNA ligase subunit beta → MKFSEQWLRGWVNPQVGRDELVARLSMAGLEVDSVAPVAGVFSGVVVGEVLSTEQHPDADKLRVCQVSNGSETFQVVCGAPNVRPGLKIPFAMIGAELPGDFKIKKAKLRGVESNGMLCSQAELQVGEGNDGLMELPADAPVGEDIRVYLALEDASIEVDLTPNRGDCLSLAGLAREVGALYAAEVTRPVVAAVPAVHDEVRAVEVLAPAACPRYLGRVIRNVDLSRPTPMWMVERLRRADVRSIDAAVDITNYVMLELGQPLHAFDLAEINGGIRVRMAEEGEKLVLLDGQEVTLRSDTLVIADHSRALAIAGVMGGEHSGVTATTRDIFLESAFFDQIVVAGKARSYGLHTDASHRYERGVDWQLAREAMERATGLLLEITGGEAGPVIETVSEQYLPSIEPITLRAARISQMLGMDMDPVEVERLLSALGLTINASGEGQWRVEVPSHRFDISLEVDLIEELARLYGYNRLPVRYPQARLAPQAKAEARSDLPELRRLLVARGYQEAITYSFIDPKQFELFSPGVEPLLLANPISSDMAAMRASLWPGLIKSLQHNLNRQQDRVRLFESGLRFVGQLEGLKQEPMLAGVVCGTRLAEGWAQGREVVDFFDVKADVEAVLGFAGALDAFTFVPGKHPALHPGQTARIERDGREVGYVGAIHPELSKTLGLDRPVFVFELVLAEVALGKMPKFHELSRFPEVRRDLALLVDRDVAASAVLDVIRENAGEWLTDLRLFDVYQGKGIDPQRKSLAVGLTWQHPSRTLNDDEVNTTTQNILTSLENRLNATLRK, encoded by the coding sequence TGGTGGTTGGCGAGGTGTTGAGCACCGAGCAGCATCCCGATGCCGACAAGCTTCGTGTATGCCAGGTCAGCAATGGCTCGGAGACTTTTCAGGTTGTGTGCGGTGCGCCTAACGTGCGTCCCGGCCTGAAGATCCCGTTTGCGATGATTGGTGCCGAGCTGCCGGGCGACTTCAAGATCAAGAAGGCCAAACTGCGTGGCGTCGAGTCCAATGGCATGCTCTGCTCTCAAGCCGAGTTGCAGGTTGGCGAGGGCAATGACGGCCTGATGGAACTGCCGGCAGATGCACCGGTGGGTGAAGACATCCGCGTTTACCTGGCACTTGAAGATGCCAGCATCGAAGTGGATCTGACGCCTAACCGTGGCGACTGCTTGTCGCTGGCGGGCCTGGCGCGTGAAGTCGGTGCGCTCTACGCAGCAGAAGTGACGCGTCCTGTCGTGGCTGCTGTGCCGGCCGTGCATGACGAAGTTCGCGCTGTTGAGGTGCTTGCGCCTGCGGCCTGTCCTCGTTATCTGGGGCGCGTGATCCGCAACGTCGACCTGTCCCGTCCAACACCGATGTGGATGGTTGAGCGTCTGCGCCGTGCCGATGTCCGGAGCATTGATGCCGCCGTCGACATCACCAACTACGTGATGCTGGAACTGGGTCAGCCGTTGCACGCGTTTGATCTCGCCGAGATCAATGGCGGCATCCGGGTGCGTATGGCCGAAGAGGGCGAAAAGCTGGTATTGCTGGATGGTCAGGAAGTCACTCTGCGTAGCGATACGCTGGTGATTGCCGACCATTCGCGTGCTCTGGCCATTGCGGGCGTGATGGGCGGTGAGCACAGCGGCGTGACCGCGACCACTCGCGACATCTTCCTGGAAAGCGCATTCTTCGACCAGATTGTGGTGGCAGGCAAGGCGCGTTCCTATGGCTTGCACACCGATGCTTCGCACCGCTACGAGCGTGGCGTGGACTGGCAATTAGCCCGTGAAGCCATGGAGCGTGCCACTGGTCTGCTGCTGGAAATCACCGGTGGTGAAGCGGGTCCTGTCATTGAGACCGTCAGCGAGCAGTACCTGCCCTCGATCGAACCGATCACTTTGCGTGCCGCGCGTATCAGCCAAATGCTGGGCATGGACATGGACCCGGTTGAAGTTGAGCGCCTGCTCAGCGCTTTGGGCCTGACCATCAATGCCTCCGGGGAAGGGCAGTGGCGCGTAGAGGTGCCTAGCCATCGCTTCGATATCAGCCTTGAAGTTGATCTGATCGAAGAGCTGGCTCGCCTGTACGGCTACAACCGCTTGCCGGTTCGCTACCCGCAAGCTCGCCTGGCCCCCCAGGCCAAAGCCGAAGCGCGCAGCGACTTGCCTGAGCTGCGACGTCTGCTGGTAGCGCGTGGTTATCAGGAAGCGATTACTTATAGCTTCATCGATCCCAAGCAGTTCGAACTGTTCAGCCCGGGCGTGGAACCTTTGTTGCTGGCCAACCCGATCTCCAGCGACATGGCGGCCATGCGTGCCTCTTTGTGGCCAGGCTTGATCAAATCGCTGCAGCACAACCTTAATCGTCAGCAAGACCGTGTTCGTCTGTTCGAAAGCGGTTTGCGCTTTGTCGGTCAGCTGGAAGGCTTGAAGCAAGAGCCGATGCTGGCAGGTGTGGTATGCGGTACCCGTTTGGCTGAAGGCTGGGCGCAAGGTCGCGAAGTGGTCGACTTCTTTGACGTCAAGGCTGATGTTGAAGCCGTGCTGGGCTTTGCCGGTGCGCTGGATGCGTTCACGTTCGTACCAGGAAAGCACCCGGCGCTGCATCCGGGCCAAACCGCACGTATTGAACGTGATGGTCGCGAAGTGGGTTACGTAGGTGCGATTCACCCTGAGCTGTCAAAAACATTGGGTCTGGATCGTCCCGTGTTTGTGTTCGAGCTGGTTCTGGCGGAAGTCGCGCTCGGAAAAATGCCTAAATTCCACGAGTTATCGCGCTTTCCTGAAGTTCGTCGTGACTTGGCGCTGCTGGTTGATCGCGACGTTGCGGCCAGTGCCGTACTGGATGTTATTCGTGAAAATGCAGGTGAATGGCTCACTGACCTCAGGTTATTTGACGTTTACCAGGGTAAAGGCATTGATCCGCAAAGAAAAAGCCTTGCAGTTGGCTTGACCTGGCAGCATCCATCGCGCACTCTTAATGACGATGAGGTGAATACCACGACACAAAATATCCTCACCTCGCTCGAAAACAGGTTGAACGCCACGTTAAGGAAGTGA
- a CDS encoding tail protein X: MAKTCRTLDGDKLYTICHNAYGHLNGSVEAVLEANPGLSSEPEPYRGGVLILLPDLVQASDKQEVTDDQRTGFKDGLDGEYLVDSREQVFTQSGWSTTIECNAGKKGKAKVRELGNDQYLSKYDTGLLAKRLGNTPEADGDGQKYRGRGLIQITGRANYAECGEALGLDLVNHPGLLEKPQHASMSAAWFWLSRGLSTLADAGKFDTITRRINGGQNGAADRQALYARALKVLP, translated from the coding sequence ATGGCGAAGACCTGCAGAACACTTGATGGCGACAAACTCTACACCATTTGCCACAACGCCTATGGGCACCTCAACGGCAGCGTGGAGGCGGTGCTGGAAGCCAACCCGGGGCTGTCCTCTGAACCCGAGCCGTATCGCGGTGGTGTGCTTATCTTGTTGCCTGACCTGGTGCAAGCCAGCGACAAGCAGGAGGTAACGGATGATCAACGCACAGGGTTCAAGGACGGGCTCGATGGCGAGTACCTGGTGGATTCCCGGGAGCAGGTATTCACCCAGTCAGGTTGGTCGACCACCATCGAGTGCAATGCCGGCAAGAAGGGCAAAGCTAAGGTGCGCGAACTGGGCAACGACCAGTACCTGAGTAAGTACGACACCGGCTTACTCGCCAAGCGTTTGGGGAACACACCAGAGGCTGATGGTGACGGTCAGAAGTATCGCGGACGTGGCCTGATCCAGATCACCGGCCGGGCCAACTACGCCGAGTGTGGCGAAGCCCTGGGCCTTGACCTGGTTAATCACCCCGGGCTGTTGGAGAAACCACAACACGCCAGTATGTCCGCTGCGTGGTTCTGGTTGAGCCGAGGCCTGAGCACCTTGGCCGATGCGGGCAAATTCGACACGATCACTCGGCGCATCAATGGCGGTCAGAACGGCGCAGCGGATCGTCAGGCGCTGTACGCCCGAGCGCTGAAGGTGTTGCCGTGA
- a CDS encoding fimbrial biogenesis chaperone translates to MVQLTNQDTHPYLVQMWVDSDPLNTTAQSASAPFIANPQVFRVNPNSGQVVRLVFTGKDLPKDRETLFYLSFLQMPAIKASELQANKLLLSVNSRMKLFYRPQALAGNPDELSKSLSFKAQNKTLVVSNNSGYFATVRSAQVVRNGKSFPLKQAVMIPPLSQLDWALPAGFSVNGGDILRLTLVNDFGADVTTDLPL, encoded by the coding sequence ATGGTGCAACTGACCAATCAGGATACCCATCCGTACCTGGTTCAGATGTGGGTTGACAGCGACCCCCTCAACACCACGGCGCAATCAGCCAGCGCGCCGTTTATTGCAAATCCTCAGGTTTTTCGCGTAAACCCCAATTCCGGGCAGGTGGTACGCCTGGTATTTACCGGAAAAGACTTGCCGAAAGACCGAGAAACTCTGTTTTACCTCAGCTTTTTGCAGATGCCTGCTATAAAAGCCAGCGAGCTGCAAGCCAACAAATTACTGCTCAGCGTCAATAGCCGAATGAAGCTGTTTTACCGGCCACAAGCGCTGGCCGGTAATCCCGATGAGCTGAGCAAGTCGCTAAGTTTCAAAGCGCAGAACAAGACGCTTGTCGTTAGTAATAACAGTGGCTACTTCGCCACTGTGCGCAGCGCCCAAGTCGTCCGCAACGGAAAATCCTTCCCTCTTAAACAGGCCGTGATGATCCCCCCGCTGAGCCAGCTCGACTGGGCACTGCCCGCCGGTTTTTCGGTGAACGGAGGAGACATTCTGCGCCTGACTCTAGTCAACGATTTCGGTGCTGATGTCACTACCGACTTGCCCCTTTAG
- a CDS encoding phage integrase Arm DNA-binding domain-containing protein, whose amino-acid sequence MAPRPRNSANKHLPQNLYFDPRRSTYRYRRPSDGKWFQFGTDRIRAIDAAKQLNLAFMQGADLVRSVMGNPSGSFAGFLDKYEAEILPPRELAKGTLGLYAVHFRRFRKHFEGKAVDQITIRMVAELLDTLTPRSANQSRALLVDIFNHAASKGLCPDNPASSTINRIEKKQRKRHTVEGLKAIREVAAPWLRNAIDLALITAQRRSDILDMRFDGVRDGFLFLVQEKTAKASDTAWIRFKVTDELQSVITRCRDNVASPFLIHRKPQRLLQKQAQTKEHWTKVEDRFLTRSFKEARELAGCYADWKEEEMPGFHEVRALSLHLNKRAGKDGQTIAGHASETMTKNYQKDHADVIWSDAIPDLNISEITG is encoded by the coding sequence ATGGCACCACGGCCACGCAATAGTGCGAACAAGCACCTACCTCAGAACCTGTACTTTGATCCACGGCGCTCGACCTACCGCTACCGTCGCCCCAGCGACGGTAAGTGGTTTCAGTTCGGTACCGATCGGATCAGGGCAATCGATGCCGCAAAACAGCTGAACCTGGCCTTTATGCAAGGCGCCGATCTGGTCCGCTCCGTCATGGGCAATCCATCGGGCTCGTTTGCGGGTTTTCTGGATAAATACGAAGCCGAGATCTTGCCTCCCCGCGAGTTGGCCAAGGGTACGCTCGGACTGTACGCCGTTCACTTCAGACGCTTCCGAAAGCATTTTGAGGGCAAAGCCGTCGATCAAATAACCATTCGTATGGTTGCCGAGTTGCTGGACACACTGACCCCAAGGAGCGCCAATCAAAGTCGTGCTCTGCTGGTAGATATTTTCAATCACGCAGCGTCCAAGGGCTTATGCCCGGACAACCCGGCATCGAGCACCATCAACCGTATCGAGAAGAAGCAACGCAAACGCCATACCGTGGAAGGCCTGAAGGCGATCAGGGAGGTGGCCGCACCCTGGCTGCGCAACGCCATCGATTTGGCGCTGATCACTGCTCAGCGGCGCTCAGACATTCTGGACATGCGATTTGATGGCGTTCGGGATGGTTTCCTGTTCCTGGTACAAGAGAAAACAGCCAAGGCCAGTGATACTGCGTGGATTCGTTTCAAGGTGACTGACGAGCTGCAGTCAGTCATTACCCGCTGCCGAGACAACGTCGCCTCACCCTTCCTGATTCATCGCAAGCCGCAACGATTGCTGCAGAAGCAGGCGCAAACCAAAGAGCACTGGACGAAGGTCGAGGATCGCTTTCTAACGCGTTCTTTTAAAGAGGCGCGGGAACTTGCTGGCTGTTATGCGGACTGGAAAGAAGAGGAAATGCCGGGCTTTCACGAAGTGCGCGCGCTGTCGCTGCACCTGAACAAAAGAGCGGGTAAAGATGGCCAGACCATTGCGGGGCATGCCAGCGAGACCATGACCAAGAACTACCAGAAAGACCACGCCGATGTGATCTGGTCGGATGCGATTCCAGACCTGAATATCAGCGAAATTACCGGTTAG
- a CDS encoding lysozyme — translation MKIDAVKWGRVLLIILALMAGSASAAWEWEANAYGQQLATKEAAHQTERTNLANANSAQILAEQGKRLALEQWLAACDQSHYRALTDERTKQTRLRDCLATADLWLSGQLDTAGATGCDGVQATTSTGGVVHDSHRAQLDPAHAQRIIGDGDQGLIALQACQTYAKEVSDTK, via the coding sequence GTGAAGATCGATGCGGTGAAGTGGGGCAGGGTGCTGTTGATCATCCTGGCCCTGATGGCGGGCAGTGCGTCGGCCGCATGGGAGTGGGAGGCCAACGCCTATGGTCAGCAGTTGGCCACCAAGGAAGCTGCCCACCAAACCGAGCGCACCAATCTGGCCAATGCCAACTCTGCACAAATTCTGGCGGAGCAGGGTAAGCGCCTTGCCCTAGAGCAGTGGCTGGCAGCCTGCGACCAATCCCATTATCGAGCCCTGACCGATGAGAGAACGAAACAGACCCGCCTGCGTGATTGCCTTGCTACTGCTGATCTGTGGCTGTCAGGCCAACTCGATACCGCCGGCGCAACTGGTTGTGACGGAGTGCAAGCCACCACCAGCACCGGCGGCGTGGTTCATGATTCCCATAGAGCCCAACTTGACCCAGCGCATGCTCAACGAATTATTGGCGACGGCGATCAAGGACTGATCGCGCTGCAGGCCTGTCAGACCTACGCAAAAGAAGTATCTGACACGAAGTAA
- a CDS encoding fimbrial protein codes for MKRTVLVLATFFPVMAFAASQNTITFTGQVSDQTCEVSVNGNAANPVILMPTVSAAALNAVGSTAGETPFTISVSNCAAPTSTLAIKTAFLGNNVTSAGNLGNAGTATSVQVQLLDAAGGAPVVLNGTTSVAGLSLDSGATSASHDFAVRYISEAGAATAGTVSATAQYALDYL; via the coding sequence ATGAAGCGGACTGTTCTCGTTCTTGCTACTTTCTTCCCAGTAATGGCTTTCGCCGCCTCTCAAAACACCATCACCTTTACAGGTCAGGTTTCAGACCAAACCTGCGAAGTATCCGTTAATGGTAACGCTGCCAATCCGGTCATTCTGATGCCTACCGTCAGCGCCGCCGCGTTGAACGCCGTCGGCAGTACGGCAGGAGAAACCCCGTTCACTATCAGCGTCAGCAACTGTGCTGCGCCCACCTCGACTTTGGCGATCAAAACCGCATTCCTGGGTAATAACGTAACTAGCGCAGGCAACCTCGGGAATGCGGGTACTGCCACGAGTGTACAAGTTCAACTGCTCGATGCTGCTGGTGGTGCCCCAGTTGTACTCAACGGTACTACATCTGTTGCCGGTCTAAGCCTGGACTCTGGCGCCACCAGTGCCAGCCACGACTTCGCCGTTCGCTACATCAGCGAAGCGGGTGCAGCAACCGCCGGTACCGTCTCCGCTACCGCTCAGTACGCTTTGGATTACCTGTAA
- a CDS encoding MerR family transcriptional regulator: MLEPSHNDELPPIPGKRYFAIGEVSELCGVKPHVLRYWEQEFPQLNPVKRRGNRRYYQRQDVLMIRQIRALLYDQGFTIGGARLRLSGDEAKDDTTQYKQLIRQTISELEDVLLVLRK; the protein is encoded by the coding sequence ATGCTGGAACCAAGTCATAACGACGAGCTCCCGCCGATCCCAGGCAAACGCTACTTCGCCATTGGCGAAGTCAGCGAGCTATGTGGGGTAAAACCTCACGTGCTGCGCTATTGGGAGCAAGAGTTTCCTCAGCTCAACCCCGTAAAACGTCGCGGAAACCGCCGGTATTATCAGCGCCAGGATGTGCTGATGATCCGGCAGATACGCGCACTTCTTTATGATCAAGGTTTCACCATCGGAGGAGCGCGCCTGCGGCTTTCCGGTGACGAAGCCAAAGACGACACCACGCAATACAAGCAACTGATCCGTCAAACGATCTCCGAGCTTGAAGACGTCTTGCTGGTTCTTCGGAAATAA
- the ihfA gene encoding integration host factor subunit alpha, whose product MGALTKAEMAERLYEELGLNKREAKELVELFFEEIRHALEDNEQVKLSGFGNFDLRDKRQRPGRNPKTGEEIPITARRVVTFRPGQKLKARVEAYAGTKS is encoded by the coding sequence ATGGGGGCTCTGACGAAAGCTGAAATGGCGGAACGTCTTTATGAAGAGCTGGGCCTGAATAAACGCGAAGCCAAAGAACTGGTGGAGTTGTTTTTCGAAGAAATCAGGCACGCTCTGGAAGACAATGAACAGGTCAAATTGTCAGGTTTTGGCAACTTTGATCTGCGTGACAAGCGACAGCGGCCTGGCCGCAATCCGAAAACGGGAGAGGAAATCCCGATCACGGCTCGCCGTGTGGTCACCTTTCGTCCAGGGCAGAAGTTGAAGGCCCGAGTAGAGGCTTATGCTGGAACCAAGTCATAA